ttcctccaatttttctccattcaaactcacctcccaattgacttgaccctcaaccctactgtacctaataaccttgttcttattcacatttactcttaactttcttctttcacacactttaccaaactcagtgaaaTAATGGTTAATGATACATAAATCTTAAAAGGCTACATACAGATATATGAGAGGAGTGCTTTAACTTTTACACAAAactataaaacataaaaaaatacagAATTCAAAATATGAAGAATCAACAGCCACAATCATAATATATAAGACTCTTAAATTAAACCAAGATATTCAACAAAGCTATCACAACATTATCCTTCTGACTAACCTTAGTTTTGAAAATATGCACGGACTCTATGAACCTCTAAATGTTGCAAATTATTCTCCTAGCCAATTATCTTAAAATCATAACTTGAAAAGTCAGAGCCACAATTTTCTGCATGAGCCTCTACAGCAAAAGTACCAGGCTTTAAAAGCCACTTACCTATGCAATGGGACATGTCGTAACGCTGTTCAACCCTACAATGCTCTGATCGCACTGTGGATCTAATGTATGATGCAAACCACAATGAAATAAGCACTGAGGACAGACAAACAATGGCACAAGGTCTTTATATATCAATAATGATCATATTTGTTAGATAGCTAGTTTAGACAACACTTACAACCGTATAAAAACAAAATCTGCACAGCATAGAGTATAGCTCTTTTTTTAAGTTCCCAGGTAAACTACATACTTTTCCAATTTTGGCACAGCACATGCTTTGAAGAAAGACTTGCACATCTTAGTAAGAAATCTGTTTACACAGGAACCAGTATTACTGAATGCTGGGAAACCAACATCCTTGAAAAGAGATTTTATAAAATCTTCATTATGCTTACACCCGAAGTTCAAGCATATACAGCTGACACTATACAACACATTCTTTATTCTGAATTGATGCAAACCTTAAGTAACTTACACCTAACCCAGAGAAAGTAGGTTTTCTATAAATAAGTTTCAAATCAACCAGCAAACTTTTCAAGAAAGAAAGTTTACCATTATTTGCCATCTTCAAAGTAGACTTGATCTTTAGGTGTTGATTATTTTACTAATCAAAGAAACTATAAGCAGGAAACTGGCATCAAGAATGTAAAAAAGTCATGAACGTAATGCTAATGCAGAGTAAGGCAGAACTCATAGACAGAAAATCACTCAAATGATTTACTCTCATGGAAGCACATCATTCAATTAGCTAATACTGAGTCGAAAGGTATCCCACACCTTGCACAGAAACCTTATCATGAGGTGAACATAAACTTGATACAGATAGTTTCAACAGAGTATTAAAATGGTTTTAAAGAATTCTATTCACACTCTCAGAGAAATCAAAATGTGAACTGAGATGACAATATTAATGGTGTTGTGCAATGGAATATTCGAGAACAAACTTTCTAAATTGTAGCTAACAATACTGCACAACAGCCTTTTACACAATCCAAGAAATTTCTTAACATCTGTGATAATTCATAAGAACCGAAAATAGATGCCATACCATACAAAGTAATAGGTGAGCATCCTGATGCCAAGAGTTTATCATACAGCACCAGTACTTTCGATCCTGAAGTACGTTCCTCATAGTTTGAAGCTGACGGGTCACCTATTTTGAATAAGTGCAATGATATGAAAGTAATCTATCAGGCAGGGATGGTCTTTAGTAGTCTCGAGTGGCCTAAAAGCAGCCTTGAAGGCCAATACGGGGTAGATGAAAACCTTGCCCCAATTCTGAAGCGCTTACATTCAAGCTCTTTGGCCTCTTGGTGCCACATGAAGCTGTAATAAGTCTGAACTTTCAAAGGTAGCCTTTATGGCAGGCACTTATATCCAAAAATCCTGAGGTACCTTTATTATTATTCAAAGCTGACAGTCTCCTATTTTGAATGAGAGCATTGAACTAAATGAAATACATGAGACTTCAGTGGTAGGCCTTTATGGCCAATGAGCAGTAACCTAAAATGTGGTTCAACCAAAATCTTGGGCTTTTAAGTGTTCCTGTTCATGTCCTTGAAAGAGACACTGGACCAattagaaatatataaaatatactttATCATGTGAGTGTGTATTTTAATGTGCACTCTGATAAATGTAGAGGAAACTCATGTTTCTTAAAATTAAATTTTTTGCCGTATGGTACATATTCTGATACCAAAACTATCATAAAGACACAAGCAAATAATGGGAAGAAATTCTAAAGAAAACGTGAGGTGACCTAGAGAGATATAAGAATACTCTCTTAACAATACTAAACCCAATACTAGGGGGTATCCCTATCTAACCATATTCATGACACACCATGAAAAGTATTTACTTTTACCATATTTTATGATAATTTTTAAGTAAATACTAAAAGACATTGAACGAAATATTTCTGCgaacactgcgctagacttgccctctgccagtggcctgttaagggtgaggcactaaaagccaagaagcagcactggagttcttttgATAGGGAGACTCTGTTGCTATGGCcgcccctttgagggagttccaattggaacagacgTCAGAAATAAAGATACATAGATTATCTACTTTTACACCAAAGAAGCCTACTATGGTAGATGACCAGTTCAGCCATGCACTGAAACAAACTTTGGATATGGAGTGATTGTCTTTAGCGAACACAATAAGAGGTTCATAAAGTAATTTAGTGCATTACTTAGCATTCTATTCCATGGTATTAAACAGAGTAACAACAGTGAAGCTTATGCATCTCAAGGAAAACATGAAGTgcaataatataaaaataaaacacTTGAATAATATCAGAAGAACTAGTAAATACCCAACCAAACCCCCTCTAGCAGCTGGTATGTACAGCAGAAATGTACGAACATGAAAATGTTCAGCTACAGGCTACTGCATGCAAATGACAGCCAGTTCTGTCCATCATCTCATTGATGACAGTCAATAACTGTTAACTTGATGCTTAAATACAAGTGTGACCAGTGCCTTTCAACCTGAATatcaaatatcaagaaaaatttcGATTGCTAGGCATTTACAGTGAGGGTTACATGTGTTCTCTGAATATTTTACATTTCATGCATTTTTACATCCACAAATATTATTCCTAGTATTCATAATGAATGTTACGATCATCTTATCTACTTACTACCATCTCATCTAATATCAAATGGACAATAATGCCTTAAGCCATGCCCTGCAGCTCTTTTTACAATAACATAAATTAATGAATATCCAAGGCAAGTTTTGATGAATGGCTAAACTTGTTATCCGCCCctaacactttaccaaatatTCATAACCCACATGATTATTAATACATTTTCATTAAAGACGAGTAAAATGCTCAAACACAAGCCATGTTACATTTATTTTATATACTATACATTAAATTACCActgcaaaacaaaataataaacaaTGACAGTCTCAATGTATAACGAAACTGGTAATCGAATCCATATACATCCAATATATTGCCAACCCACATATCTATGTACTAAGAGAAACATTGTTCATCAACATACGAGTCAACTGGTGAGTGCAATGCTGTAGCCCGGCCACCATGTCTAAATCtcgtacatactcatacacaggtGGGTAGGTACGTTACGAGATTTtttaatgtataatgtatctTGGCAGCAAGTTTACAGAATAACCAACAGTTCCTCTTCGTTGAAAATTGATATCAATCACTTCAGCAACAATTTATCTACGTATACTCTCACGATTAGGTTAACACGGGTCTATTGCCTATTTATGAAAGAGAAATGATTATTGATCTTACCTGATGTGTGTGGAGGCATAGTTTCCGGAGGTGGTGGCGGAGGCGGACCTTTAGGTTGATGTGAAACCTTGAGTGATGACGGAGGTGGTGGCGACACAACTTCCTCCTCGACTTGACTCTCAGGATCAGTGGAAGTGAGAAAAGGCACAGGTAGATTTAACACGGCCTTTTGGACCATGGGAGGCACAGAACGCAGTGCAGGTAGGAAAGGCATGCGCATGTTAACGTACAGCATACCAACCACACCAAAGAAAACTGCAAGTAGTACTAACAACAAGAGCGGAATCGAGTAATGCCACGTACTTTCATCACTGTGAGAGTGGTCGAGTGGTGGGCCCGACTCACTGTGGTGTCTGCCATTGGCAACTCTGATCTGTTCGTGATTGCCAGGAGACGCATGACTCACAATAGAATCCGTAACACCTAAAAAACTGATGTTGTCCTCCGCACAACAATCTCTATCGTCCAACTCCCCATTTTCTAAATAACTTCTGGGTTTTCTGTTTCTCACAATGCCATCGGACCTACCAAACGAGCGGTCAGGCGAGGTCACGACCCCCGACGTGTggttcgggtggtggtggtggggggaggcggggggggcgGCCTGGGCCTGGTAGGCATTAGGGTTGGGCAGGAGGTGGCTCTCCTGGGTAGGGGGGTTCCAGATGCGCGACGCCCTAGTGGAGAGGTCAACCACGTCGTCGCCCTCGGCCAGGTCCGAGTCTGACCCCGTCTCGTAGCCGTCGTGGATCTTGGCCCTCGGGCTGATGCCCGAGCGAGCCGACACGGGGAAATACGACCTCCGCCTTAGGGTAGGGTCGCCACAAGGGTCACTGTGGGGTAACACTGACACACTCGTCGCTacgccactactactaccactactactactactactacaactactactactggtacgaGATGTTCCCTCGGCGAAGTCACTACTGGCGGACTTGACCTGCCGCCCACTGGTTCTGCTCGCCTGGGGGCCAGAGTAGCTATCATTTCTGTCACTCACAGTTATATCTAGGCCTCCCTTCGACCCCCTTCTACTCCTCAACAACCGACTCGATCTACGTGCTTGAGAGAGAACAGAAGACTCGTTATCTTCCTCTTCGTCGGAACTGAATGTATTAACTCGACTGATAGGGATGGCTTTTCTCACTCTGCTGTTGGGAGTGGAGACCTTCCTCTGGTTCGCTAACACGTGGTTCAACTTCTTGATCAAAATGTCTCTCGTGGTCGCCGTGACAGGGGATGTGATGCCATattccattaatttttttttgaggtCGTCGTCCGTGAGGGACTGGAAAGACGCCATGTTTACGAACACCATCACAAAAGAGGACGGAACCCAGCACGAACGGAGGGACAAAAGACGATCGCCGACCTACTTGATCCTATGATTTAAGAGAATTCGATTCTATATGGAATACGATCCGATCCTCCATCTTGAAGTATCTATAATCATATTTAAACATGATACACTACGAGGGACATtcgaaatatcattaaatatttcGTCATGGTGATTCTTATTTGCATTTTGAAGCCGAGTAAATATTCAGAATGTTGTTTCATTATGTTTTTCTCACTACAGGAAAACGATGATGTGTTTGAGGACTGAGCGTAAGTCATGGAGTGCAATAAACATTCAATGAAGATGAAAGAATATTTTAACCCAATGGATGTTTAAGGCTGGTGTCAGAGTGAACACAAAATGATATAAAACATAATATAGCAACAAGTTCCCTTACGATCCACTTATTTCCGCAGGACTGCTTGATAAATGACCCACGACATACACATAAGTCATTAAGTCACACAATTAAAGATAAACAGGCAAAACAAATAACATAACACTGCtgctatatacaaaaaaaaatatatatatttactatccACCATGGCAGCAGACCACATTTTATCAGCTTATGGACAGAGCCCAGGGCGGCGCCGTGCGAGAAATGCTCAGTGGAGGATTATATGGGCAAGCCT
This genomic window from Panulirus ornatus isolate Po-2019 chromosome 45, ASM3632096v1, whole genome shotgun sequence contains:
- the MAN1 gene encoding uncharacterized protein MAN1, yielding MVFVNMASFQSLTDDDLKKKLMEYGITSPVTATTRDILIKKLNHVLANQRKVSTPNSRVRKAIPISRVNTFSSDEEEDNESSVLSQARRSSRLLRSRRGSKGGLDITVSDRNDSYSGPQASRTSGRQVKSASSDFAEGTSRTSSSSCSSSSSSGSSSGVATSVSVLPHSDPCGDPTLRRRSYFPVSARSGISPRAKIHDGYETGSDSDLAEGDDVVDLSTRASRIWNPPTQESHLLPNPNAYQAQAAPPASPHHHHPNHTSGVVTSPDRSFGRSDGIVRNRKPRSYLENGELDDRDCCAEDNISFLGVTDSIVSHASPGNHEQIRVANGRHHSESGPPLDHSHSDESTWHYSIPLLLLVLLAVFFGVVGMLYVNMRMPFLPALRSVPPMVQKAVLNLPVPFLTSTDPESQVEEEVVSPPPPSSLKVSHQPKGPPPPPPPETMPPHTSENKFPVCSEKLKSDCLSRQELESVQPLMGKLEDVLLPALHRQAGLYQCGDSSLRYLLVSEIQEVLLQKDSSLKPSHITEGIHSLGKLTELNSHWGLEAVRGGENELLGISLSSQPTYILCHITAAIYSFIYLAMGVITVIFTAWLAFYCVRYHKRKAEEEKQQVYELIEQILEVLGGVGGPGGKDYVAVNHVRDSLISPRDRRTKKNLWENAVQFIDQYESRIRREIQNVGGEDCEVWRWASGVPHSPSNSPGADGSVRRPPAKMWQGPAFDTHGPHNVPNVSLTSCLKIRNMFDCDVEFGDSWPSRIQDSILEKCEGISIVHVAVDRSSREGCVYLKCASLSEAGRAFRALHGWWYDGNLVTVKFLRDKRYHQRFPSARHAVHRLRPSNNKRLSLQAPTGQPDASRHT